The region AAACGCGATGCCTGCCTTATCCGTGCAGCAACCGCACCAAGACCTGCTGGATGGACTTGCGATGGTTGCGGAGATTATGGGGAGGACTGGCATTCCACCTGCCCGTCCTGTGGCCGTTTTGCCAGCTTGACCTGGAAATGATGTTTTTCCTTGCCTGAAATATCGGGATCAGGTAGTTCGTGGGTCAGCAACGCTCAGCGTAGGGCGACGCGATAGATAGCTGGTGTAGCTCAGTCGGTAGAGCAACTGATTCGTAATCAGTAGGTCGGAGGTTCAAGTCCTCTCACCAGCACCATCGCAACACTTTTCACTCTGAACCGTCCTCCCTCCCAACTTCAAGTTCATCTCACCCGCGCATATTGGCGCCGTTGGCATCGTAGATGGGTCCGGCGAGGACTTCTGCATCATAGAGCTCACCAAGGATTTCCACCTGCAACCTGGTGCCCGCGCCAACGCAGTCAGCTTTCACATATCCCATCGCCATGGATTTGCCTACCCGATGCGCATACCCGCCGGAGGAGACATAGCCCACTGCTTCCCCATCTTTGAGGATCGCCTCGTCGTTGGACACATCAATGCCATCCACATCAATCACCATGGTGACAAGTTTCTGGGCCGGACTTTCGTTACGCGCCTTCAATGTGGCATCCTTGCCGACAAAATCCTTGTTCCAGTTGATGAAGATATCCATGCCGGATTCGACGGCGTTGAAATCCGGCCGGTATTCGAGCGTCCACGCCCCCCAGCCTTTTTCAAGCCGCATCGACATGAGTGCGCGCGCCCCGTACCAGCGATAGCCGAGATCTGCCCCTGCTTCCTCAATGGCTTCAGCAAGCCTGAGGAGATAGGGCGGGCGGCAGTAAATCTCATAACCAAGCTCACCTGAAAAGCTGATCCGATTGAGGATCACCGGCACGCCGGCGACAAAACACTGGCACAAGTCACGGAACTTGAAGGTTTCCGCACTTACATCCTGACGGGTCAGGCGTTGAAGCAGTTCCCTTGACTTCGGCCCCGATAGCGCAATACCATGCCAGTCGTCCGAGACATTGGCGTAAGACACCTCCTCGGGAAGATCCTTTTCAAACCAGCGGCGATGCGCTTCCTGCATAGCGCCTGAGCCAAAAAGCATGAAGTGATCATCAGCAAGGCAGGCCACCGTAAGATCACCATAGAGCTTGCCTTTCGGCGTCAGCATGGGGGTAAGGGTGAGCCGCCCAGGTTTCGGGATATATCCAGCCAGCGTCCGGTCAAGATACGCCCTTGCGCCCGCGCCCTTGAATTCATGCTTGGCAAAATTGGCAATCTCAACCCCGCCGACATCATTCTGCACGGCCTTGACTTCCCGCGCAACATAGTCGTGGCTCCGGTTGCGCTCAAAGGTCGGGGCCTCATGGGCATCTTCGGGCCCATCAGCAAACCAGAGCGCGTTTTCAAGCCCGAAGCCCTGCCCCATCAATGCACCTTTCGCCGCCAGCCGGTCATGAAGCGCGGTGGTCTTCTGCATCCGGCCTTTGGGTAGCGTCTCATTGGGGAAGGTCATGACAAAACGGCGTTCGTAATTCTCTGACGACTTGATCGTGCCCCATTCCGGGGTAGCAAATTCACCAAAGCGGGCCACGTCCATGGCCCAGACATCGATGGACGGCTCGCCGTCAATCATCCATTCCGCCATTGTAAGGCCGACACCCCCGCCCTGGCAGAACCCGGCCATGACGCCCACCGCAACCCAGTAATTCTTCATCCCCGGCACGGGGCCGATCATCGGGTTGCCGTCAGGCCCAAAGGTAAAAGGTCCGTTGATGATATTCTTGATCCCTGCATTGCCGATCGCGGGAATGCGTTCAAAAGACATTTCCAGCCGGTCAGCGATACGGTCGAGATCAGGATTTAAAAGCTCATGGCCGAAATCCCAGGGCGTGCCTTCCACCTTCCATGGAGTGGATTTAGGCTCATAGGTGCCAAGCAGCATCCCCTGACGCTCCTGGCGGAAATAGATATTGGCTTCGTAGTCGATCCCGGCAGGAAGACGACCGGCACCGCCCGGGGTCATGCGTTCGGTAATCTCGGCTATATCTTCAGTGATGAGGTAGTGATGTTCCATCGGCTGAACCGGCAGGTGAATCCCCGCCATATGCCCGACTTCACGCGCCCAGAGCCCACCGCAATTGATAATCTGCTCAGCGTTGATCTGGCCCTTGGGTGTCGTCACATCCCAACTGCCATCGGGGCGCTGGCTGACGGCGGTAACCGGGGTATGAGTGAAATACTGCGCGCCATGAACCCGGGCAGATTTGGCAAAAGCATAGGTCGCGCCAGACGGGTCAAGATCACCATCCTGATCATCCCAGAGCGCAGCATAGTAATGTTTCGGATCAATCAGCGGATGGCGTTCACCAAGTTCTTTTGGGCTGATGAATTCCTGATGCAGGCCCATATAGCGCGCCTTGGAGCGTTCACGTTTCAGATAATCATACCATTCCTTGGTGGAGGCGGCGTAGAAACCACCGGTGATATGAAGGCCAACCGAATGGCCGGATGTTTCCTCGATTTCCTTATAAAGATCAATCGTGTAGCTCTGCAATCGGCTGATATTCGGGTCTGAGCTGATCGTGTGGATCTGGCCCGCCGCGTGCCAGCTGGAGCCTGAAGTCAGCTCATCGCGTTCCAGCAGCACCACGTCTTTCCAGCCGAATTTCGCCAGATGAAACAGAATTGAACAGCCGACTACCCCGCCACCGATCACCACCACTTGTGCATGGGAAGGCAGAGGTTTGCTTGTGGTCGTTTCTTCTTTCTGTATCTCAGGCATGATAGATCTCCCGATTACACTGGTATCAATTTGACCAGATTACATCATGGAATCATTGGGAGAACAAGGACCGGAAATGAGAATTTCAAGAGTTATTCATCTGCCGACATGAGATTACCCCAAAGATAATGCAAGGCGGATTGGCAACTCTCCCCTCAGGGTCTCATCGCTCAGCGGGTCGATATAGCAAGGACAGTGCGATAGAAGGATCTGGCTGACGCGATCTTCCGCCACCTTTCGGATATCCGGACTTCCTGCTTCCTGCCATGCCTCAATACTGCTGCGGTCGGCAATTTCCGGGTAGAGAAAATCGGTGTGCATCCGGGCATAGGTATCCGCCTCACCCAGAAAATGACCCGCCCCTGTCGCCACCGCGTCAATGGACGTGGCATTAAGGGTTTCCGGCGAGATATCCACTTTCGCCGTCGCCCTCAGGATCGCGCCCAGCATATCGTTGTCAATCACCATGGCGGCAAGCGAGATCCCCATCAGGGCCGCCTGCGCGCCGCATGCCTGGGTGATGATATTGGCCCCTGCCTGCACCGTCTGTGCAACGGTCAGGCATTTCTCATACCCGCTCTGGGCATCCGGGATTTTGCTGTCCGTGGCGCCTGCAATGGTGGAGGAGGGCAGACCATAAAACCTTGCCATTTGCATTGAGGCCGCGGTGAGCAACGCCTGCTCGCCACTACCGCCGGCCATACCGCCGGTGCGCAGATCGGTGATCATCGGGCGAGGGCCGAACACCACCCTGGCCTTGGAGTCCACCAGAAAGGCAAGGATCATCCCCGCCAGCGTCTCCGCTGTCGTCTGTGCCACGCATCCCGCAATCGTCACCGGGCTTGACGCGCCGAGCTGGCCAAAGGTATTGGCCATCACCGGAATGCCGCAACGGACCGCTTCGATCAGGACCAGTACCGCCTCGCCATCAAAACGAAGCGGCGGGACCACATGATTGATGTTGAGCGAAAGGAAAGGCCGCGCCCGGAAATCTTCTTCCGAGCCTGCCAGCTGATAACATATGCGGGCGATATCACGCACGTTTTCCGGAGTACCGGCGCTGACAATCACATGTTTGCGTGTGCCCGCGAGACTGGCATAGGCGGTGTTGATATCGAGATGACGCTGATCCGGCATATCCCTCGCTACTAAAGGCCGGCTGAAGAAATGGATATGAGGCAAGGTGTCAACCAGCCTTGCGGCGTTGTAGATATCGGCAAGGGTGCTTTCACGATAGCGGCCAAGCACGTTGTCATAGATCAATGGCGAGGCCCCGCCCGTGCCGACATGAACGTTGCCTGCCGCAAGTTCAAGATCGGTGTCGCCATCGCGGCCATAAAGGGTGATCTTGCGATGCAGTCCGGCGAGCGCCGCCTCAATCAGCTTTTCGGGAAAGAGAAGCCGCCCCCGGTCATCCAGCCTGCCGCCTGCCGCCCGGGCCAGTTCAACCGCCGCCGGTGGGGCACCGGCAAGCCCGGTTTCTGAAAGAAGCTTCCTTGCTGTTGCATCAATAGCCGCAACCCCCGCCTCATCCAGCGGGTTGAGATTGCCGCCACGGCCGATGATGCGCTGATTGGAAAGTGAGACCCGGGGATCACCCTCAGGCTTTTGCCCTCCAGCCCTTCTTCCACCACGCCCATTCCGGCTGGGGCGGCCAGCCCGAGTAGAATTATGCTCTCTCGAGGAGTTTGAGGTATCCACCGTTTTGCCTGCCTCATCCTTCATGTATGGCAGCCTTTGACCACGTTGAGGTTTATTCTGATATAAACCTTGATAAAGGGCAATCTTGCATTCTTTGAAAAGGTCAAAACCTCTGCAATGCGGAAATGGAGTTTTGATTTTTTTTGCCATGCGTGCGATGGATGAATTAAGGCATCATAAAGTATCCAGGTCAGGAGTTGGCAATGAATAAAGAAATCATTGATGCATTAGCTCCCAAAGGGGTGCTACGCGCCGGCATAAATATGGCGAATTTTCTTCTGGTATCAGGCATACGACCAGATGGCACATTGGAAGGCGTCTCACCTGATCTGGCCAGAAGGATTGCCGCTGAGATAGGTGTCCCTTGCGAAATGATACCTTATGAAAGTCCGGGGGCGCTGGCTGATGCAGTTCGTGACGACGAATGGGACATTGCCAACATTGCCGCCGAAGCCGAGCGAGCGCAACAGATCGATTTCAGCCTGCCCTATGTCCAGATTGATGCAAATTTCCTGACCCGCAAGGATGCTGCCTTCACCAGCAATACCGATGTTGATAAAGATGGTGTCAGGATCGCCGCCTATGAGCGCAGTGCATATGACCTCTGGCTCACGGAAAACTTCACGCGTGCCTCTATGATCAGATCGGAATCCATTGCCCGATCGCATCAGGATTTCAAGGATGACAAGGCAGATGTGCTGGCAAGCCTGAAGCCAAAACTGCTAGAAGAGATAGCTGCAAACCCGGATTTCAAAATTATCGAGCCGCCTTTCACCGGGATCAAGCAATCCGTCGGGATAAAAAAAGGAAACCCGGATGCACGCCGCTTCCTTGATACCCTGATCACTGATCTGATCGGCAGCGGTTTTATTGAGGCATTGATGGAAAAATACGGCGTTGACGAGAAACTAAGCATCCCTGCCCAGATCACTCAACCGGGATGATTTGATCAGCTCATCTCCCTCGCGTACCATTTCGCGAAACTCGCAACATTCGGCTCAAGCAGGGGCTGAAACCGGCCTTGTCTTGCATTAGGATCACTAAGCCCCCGCTGCTGATTGACAAGGGCCGGAATATCTTCATCAAGGGCGGCATCAAGGCGGTGGTAGTAGGCTTTTACCCGATCTTCGAAATCATTCTGCTGGACTGTTTCCGGCGGGAAGCAGGCTGTTTGATAGACTAGGCATCGGTTGGCCGCAAGAGGATACGCCTCATACATCCATAAAGCATCAACGCCTGCCGCAAAAGTCATGTTGGGGAAGATCCAGGTGTAACGTACACCCGCAGCTTCCCTGTCCTTGAGCCCTGGCATGAGGGGGAGCGGCTTCTCTTGGGTTGTCTGCAGAAGCGCTCCCGTGCCTTCGGTGGAGCCAAACTGGGTTGCAAAATTCCCTTGAACCTCATCACCCGGATCAGGCGTTGCATAGAGATCATCGATCGAGTCCGGATGAACAAAGGGGAGATGATAATACTCATTGAACACTTCAAGGAAAGCCTTCCAGTTACACTCGACCTCAAATCGCTGGCGGCGCGTCGAGATTAGATTTTCAACAGGCCATGGAGCATGGATGGCGGTAAAATCGCCCAGTGCTTCATTCAGATCCGGTGCTGTCTCAGCCAGGCAGACAAAGATAAAGCCAAGGCGTTCAGTCACATGATAACTGATCAGGCTAAAATCTGATTTGCAGAAGCCGTTTGCCGCCTCCATATGCGGGGCGCCAGCGAGACTGCCATCAAGTTTATAGGCCCAGCTATGGAACGGGCAACGAATACCGGCAATCCGGCCAGCGCCATCAAGAAGACGCGCCCCGCGATGCCGGCAGGTATTGGCAAAAGCACGCAAATTCCCACCCTTATCCCTGATCAGGATGATAGACTGGCCAGCAAAATCAAGGCACATATACTCGCCTTCGCCAGCCACCTGATCCGCCCGGCCAAGACAGATCCAGTGGCGGCGGAAAATCCGATCCACCTCAACATCAAGAACAGCAGGATCGGTATAGGCCGCAGGCGGCAGTGACCAGGCCTCATTGAGAGGTTTGTTGCAGTATGATAGTTTTTCCCTGAACTCTTCATTCATGCGATCACCCTGGAGATGAAAAATAATGCCCTAGTTGCGCTATCGCCTATGCATCGACCGCACACCATGATTAAAAGTCTCGCATGAGAGACCGGGAAAAGAAAACAATAATCTTTCCGGCTAGGCTCTTGCGGCGAGAGCGGAGGCGGCATGCTGAACCGCCTCTTTGGTCCGGGCAAGGTCTTCTTCGGTCAGGGCAAGTGATGGATAAAACTTGCTCGGCGACTTCAGGATACCTTGGGCGCGGAGAATAGTGTTATAGACAACGCCATCTTCAGGATCCTTATGCTTGGCGCTTCGGTAATCGACCGGATCCTGATCGGTGAAGAGGATATCAAAAAGCGAAGCATCACCGCATATCCGATGATCAATTCCGGCCCCGGAAAGCGCATCTGAAAGCATCTCCTGGACACGTGATCCGCTGTTGCGCAATTGCTCATAACTGCCCGGACGACGCAGAATTTCCATTGTCTTGAGTCCGGCAACCGACGCCACCGGATTGCCTGACAGCGTGCCAAGCTGCATCAGCCACTTATCACCACCAACAACCGTCTTGTCAAAATGCCGCATGATTTCAGCACTCGCGCCAAGCGCTGCGAGCGGAAACCCGCCCCCAATGATTTTTCCAAGGGTACAGATATCCGGCACCACGCCGTAATATTCCTGGGCTCCGCCATAAGCAAGCCTAAACCCGGTGACAATCTCATCAAAAATCAGCACGACGTGATGACGATCTGCAAGCGAGCGCAATCCTTCGAGGAACCCGGGCTTTGGCGGGATGATACGTTGCAGGGGTTCGACAATGATTGCGGCAATGTCATCGTGCTCGGCCAGTAGCGAGGCCACGGCATCAAGATCGTTGAAGGGAGCGATCAGCATCTGCTCTGCCACACTCCGGGGGATGCCGGCACTGTCTGGCACCGGCCGAGGAAAGTTGACTTCACGCGAAGGGGCAAGGCTCATCTGCGCTTCGGCGCTCATCCCATGATACCCGCCTTCAAATTTCACGATCCTGTCCTTGCCGGTATAGGCCCGCGCAAGGCGGATGGCATACATGTCCGCTTCGCCCCCTGAGGCAACAAACCTGACCTGCTCCACACAAGGAGAAGCCTCGCAAATGGCGGCAGCCAACTCAATCCCGCGTGAATTATTGGCAAAGAAGGTCATCCCCAGGGGCAGTTGTTCCAGGACTGCCTCAAGCACTTCCGGATGACCATGGCCAAGCAGCATCGGCCCTGAGCCGATCAGATAATCTATGTATTGGGTGCCGTCTTCATCCCAGACATGGCTTCCCTTCCCGTGTGAGATGATAACGCTGTGATCAAAGTTCCCAAATCCACCTGCGGGAAGCACCTCTTTTGCCCGGGCAATCCATTCATCCTGCGTATGTATTTTTTTCATCTGTTCAGTCCACTATCACATCCGCTGGCCCGAGGAGATCAAGATCAGGCTTCACGCCAAGGCCTGCGCCTTCAGGGGCGGTGATGCGCCCTCCTTTGCGTGACGGTGCTGCCGGATCCAGTCGCGGCCCCACATAGCCGGAAAGATCACAGACATTAAGCAATCGTCCCGGTTCCGTTGTAATCCCGAGATGCAGGGCAGCAGCGGTGGTGATATCACTGCCCCAGGTGTCTTCAATACACATTCTGGCCCCGAGATGCAGGCAGAGATCACGCGCCCGCCGCATTGCTGAAATCCCGCCAAATTTCGATAATTTGAGCGCCACCGCATCCATGATGCCAAGGCGATACCCTTCGAGAAGAGAGGCGGTATCATAGGCGGATTCGTCGAGCTTCATCGGCAAACCTGTTGCCGCTCGCACCATTGCGCATTCAGCCATCGTCCGGCACGGCTGTTCCAGCATGATATCAAGCCCTGAAACCGCTCGGCCGACCCGGCTTGCATCAAGCTGGGTTGCGCCGCAGTTCCAGTCCCCATAAACAAGAGGCCCAGCACCGACCGCTTCACGCACCAGGGAAAGACGTGCAGCATCTGCCTCCCAATTCTGATCTGCGCCAAGCTTCACCTGAAACTGCGTGATGCCCTCTTTCTGGGCATCACGGGCGATGCGTGCCATCTCTTCAGGGGCGATACAGGTGATCGAATGATAGAGCGGCATATCCGCCTGCCGCCTGCCGCCAATAAGGGCATGAAGAGGCAGATCTGCCACCTGTGAGGTAAGATCCCAAAGCGCCATATCCAGCGGTGACTTGACGTAAGGATGACCTTGAAGATGGGCATCGACTTTCCCCATTACCGCTTCCGGGCCTATTGGGTCACTGCCCAGCAAGACCGGGGCAAGTTCGGCAACGGCCGGAGCAATACCCCGGGCATAGGCAGGCAGATAGTGCGGGATGGGGCAGGCCTCACCCCAGCCGCGTCTGCCGCAGGTCGTCTCAATCGAAAGAACAACGGTTTCGACCGTCGCGCAGGTCTTGCCTTCTGCCATGTAATAGGTCTCATGGCTGGTAAGCGGAATATGCCAGATGGAAATGCGCTTTATTTTCATTTGAACACCATTAAAGGATTGCCAAGACTGCCTTCATCAGGATGCACCCCAAGACCCGGAACCTCAGGCAGTTGAAGATGGCCATCCCTGTTCCGCGGCCCGCGACCACCGGCGATATCCACGGTCAGCATGTCCTGGCACGCCCATACCGCGTGACAGTTCGCATCGGGGATGGTTGCGGCCAGATGCAGGGCTTCGGTGTCGGCCAAGACAGAACCACCCGTAGCCATGATGAACATGTCTATACCATGGGCAAGAGCGATATCCCGCATGCGGGCAGCCTTGGTCAGCCCGCCCACCCGATTGAGTTTGATCCCGAATATCTCCGCCAGCCCCTCCCGGGCCACCCGCGCCGCATCCTGCAGGGTGACCAGACACTCATCCACGCTGACGGGGGTTGAGTGTTTACCTGAAATGGAGGCGATATCGTCCAGGGTTTCTCCGGGTTGCTCGACCATGATATTCAGGTCTTCAACCGCGCTCAGCACCCGCAGCGCCTGCTGGCGGGTCCAGCCGCGATTAACGTCATAGAGCACGATCTCGCCTGGCTTGCGGATCTCTTCAACATCACGGATACGGGCAATGTCACGTTCAACATTGCCGCCGATCTTGACCGAGTGGGCAATGTAGCCTCGCGCCCGATATCGTTCAATTACCTCCCGGGTTTCCTCTACTGTCTTGGCACCTACCGATGAAGCGATCGGACGCGGGGTGCGTGATCCGCCACCCATCAGGTCAGCGATCGGCAATCCCGCCGCCTGCCCGGCTATATCCCAGCAAGCCATATCTATGGGGGATTTGGCGTAAAGATGGCCAGGAAGTGAAAGGTCCATGGCGCGTTCCACATCAAGATACCGGCGGGGGTCAAGCCCGAGGATGAAAGGTGCCATGGTCTCAATCCCGGCCCTGATACCCGGTCCGTGGGCGGGGACATAAGTGTGCCCCCAGGGCGTGCCCTCCCCCCAGCCGACGAGACCTTCATCAGTTTCAACCTTGACCAGGGTTGCGTCCAGCACTTCAAACTTCAGCCGCCCACCGGAAAGCCAGTAGGGATGCTCAAGCGGCAGATCAACCTGATATACAGTAATTCGTTTGATCTTCATGGCGCAACCCAATAGGTAGCCACTGGAGCGCCCAGACTTTCAAAGTCCGGCACCACACCAAGCCCGGGGGCATCGCTCGCAAAAAGCTTTCCATCCAGAACCTCGGGGCCGCCTTTACCTGTGCTGGCTGTGTTGTAATTCATCAGGTCCGTTGAGTTGATCAGAAACTCCTCTGGCGTTGATGCCGCGAAATGCGCCACCACTGCGGTGGTAATTTCGCCACCCCATGTATCTTCGGCAACAACGGGCATGCGGTTTTCCACCAGATAGTCGCGCACGCGCCGGGCCTTGCTCAACCCGCCAAGATTGGAAATCTTGAGGCAGCAGATTTCCGCGCCGCGATCATGGACGATCTGTTGCGCCACCTCCATCCCCGTCAGGCATTCGTCAAGTTTCATCGGTTGCGTTGCCACCCGTCGCACCTGCTGGCATTCCGCGTATGTTTTACAGGGTTGTTCGAGGATATAATCGAGATCCCTGGTGGCCCGCACAACACGGATGGCGTTGTCCACCCGCCATCCCTGATTAGCATCCGCCATGGCCTTCTCTCCCGGCAATAGAAGCTCCACCCCCGCGCGGATGCGGTGGATATCTTCAGCCCAATCCATCCCAACCTTGATCTGGAACTGCCGGTACCCTTGTGAACGATGGGCTGCCATTTCGGCTTTTGTTTCCTCAAGTGGTTTCTGCGGCGCGACCCGATACATCGGTGCCCCATCGGTCAGTTTTCCACCCATCAGCATCCATAGCGGCTGATCGCTTGCCTGCCCCAGAATATCCCAGCAGGCGGCATCAAAAGGTGCCTTGGCATAGCCATGTCCCTCTATAAGATGATCCATCAGTCGTTCGATTTTTGTCACCTGACGGGGATCTTCGCCAAGCAATGATGGTGCAACAAGCCTTGCCAGCGCCTCAACGCCCTCAGAATGAGCGCGCATGTAATTTTC is a window of Alphaproteobacteria bacterium LSUCC0684 DNA encoding:
- a CDS encoding FAD-dependent oxidoreductase, which encodes MPEIQKEETTTSKPLPSHAQVVVIGGGVVGCSILFHLAKFGWKDVVLLERDELTSGSSWHAAGQIHTISSDPNISRLQSYTIDLYKEIEETSGHSVGLHITGGFYAASTKEWYDYLKRERSKARYMGLHQEFISPKELGERHPLIDPKHYYAALWDDQDGDLDPSGATYAFAKSARVHGAQYFTHTPVTAVSQRPDGSWDVTTPKGQINAEQIINCGGLWAREVGHMAGIHLPVQPMEHHYLITEDIAEITERMTPGGAGRLPAGIDYEANIYFRQERQGMLLGTYEPKSTPWKVEGTPWDFGHELLNPDLDRIADRLEMSFERIPAIGNAGIKNIINGPFTFGPDGNPMIGPVPGMKNYWVAVGVMAGFCQGGGVGLTMAEWMIDGEPSIDVWAMDVARFGEFATPEWGTIKSSENYERRFVMTFPNETLPKGRMQKTTALHDRLAAKGALMGQGFGLENALWFADGPEDAHEAPTFERNRSHDYVAREVKAVQNDVGGVEIANFAKHEFKGAGARAYLDRTLAGYIPKPGRLTLTPMLTPKGKLYGDLTVACLADDHFMLFGSGAMQEAHRRWFEKDLPEEVSYANVSDDWHGIALSGPKSRELLQRLTRQDVSAETFKFRDLCQCFVAGVPVILNRISFSGELGYEIYCRPPYLLRLAEAIEEAGADLGYRWYGARALMSMRLEKGWGAWTLEYRPDFNAVESGMDIFINWNKDFVGKDATLKARNESPAQKLVTMVIDVDGIDVSNDEAILKDGEAVGYVSSGGYAHRVGKSMAMGYVKADCVGAGTRLQVEILGELYDAEVLAGPIYDANGANMRG
- a CDS encoding aromatic ring-hydroxylating dioxygenase subunit alpha gives rise to the protein MNEEFREKLSYCNKPLNEAWSLPPAAYTDPAVLDVEVDRIFRRHWICLGRADQVAGEGEYMCLDFAGQSIILIRDKGGNLRAFANTCRHRGARLLDGAGRIAGIRCPFHSWAYKLDGSLAGAPHMEAANGFCKSDFSLISYHVTERLGFIFVCLAETAPDLNEALGDFTAIHAPWPVENLISTRRQRFEVECNWKAFLEVFNEYYHLPFVHPDSIDDLYATPDPGDEVQGNFATQFGSTEGTGALLQTTQEKPLPLMPGLKDREAAGVRYTWIFPNMTFAAGVDALWMYEAYPLAANRCLVYQTACFPPETVQQNDFEDRVKAYYHRLDAALDEDIPALVNQQRGLSDPNARQGRFQPLLEPNVASFAKWYAREMS
- a CDS encoding trimethylamine methyltransferase family protein, with product MKDEAGKTVDTSNSSREHNSTRAGRPSRNGRGGRRAGGQKPEGDPRVSLSNQRIIGRGGNLNPLDEAGVAAIDATARKLLSETGLAGAPPAAVELARAAGGRLDDRGRLLFPEKLIEAALAGLHRKITLYGRDGDTDLELAAGNVHVGTGGASPLIYDNVLGRYRESTLADIYNAARLVDTLPHIHFFSRPLVARDMPDQRHLDINTAYASLAGTRKHVIVSAGTPENVRDIARICYQLAGSEEDFRARPFLSLNINHVVPPLRFDGEAVLVLIEAVRCGIPVMANTFGQLGASSPVTIAGCVAQTTAETLAGMILAFLVDSKARVVFGPRPMITDLRTGGMAGGSGEQALLTAASMQMARFYGLPSSTIAGATDSKIPDAQSGYEKCLTVAQTVQAGANIITQACGAQAALMGISLAAMVIDNDMLGAILRATAKVDISPETLNATSIDAVATGAGHFLGEADTYARMHTDFLYPEIADRSSIEAWQEAGSPDIRKVAEDRVSQILLSHCPCYIDPLSDETLRGELPIRLALSLG
- a CDS encoding aspartate aminotransferase family protein, which gives rise to MKKIHTQDEWIARAKEVLPAGGFGNFDHSVIISHGKGSHVWDEDGTQYIDYLIGSGPMLLGHGHPEVLEAVLEQLPLGMTFFANNSRGIELAAAICEASPCVEQVRFVASGGEADMYAIRLARAYTGKDRIVKFEGGYHGMSAEAQMSLAPSREVNFPRPVPDSAGIPRSVAEQMLIAPFNDLDAVASLLAEHDDIAAIIVEPLQRIIPPKPGFLEGLRSLADRHHVVLIFDEIVTGFRLAYGGAQEYYGVVPDICTLGKIIGGGFPLAALGASAEIMRHFDKTVVGGDKWLMQLGTLSGNPVASVAGLKTMEILRRPGSYEQLRNSGSRVQEMLSDALSGAGIDHRICGDASLFDILFTDQDPVDYRSAKHKDPEDGVVYNTILRAQGILKSPSKFYPSLALTEEDLARTKEAVQHAASALAARA
- a CDS encoding mandelate racemase/muconate lactonizing enzyme family protein; translated protein: MKITRIRIYKKALPYVGGTYVWGAGNMLKIAIASVVVIDTDAGLQGCGEFTPCGENYMRAHSEGVEALARLVAPSLLGEDPRQVTKIERLMDHLIEGHGYAKAPFDAACWDILGQASDQPLWMLMGGKLTDGAPMYRVAPQKPLEETKAEMAAHRSQGYRQFQIKVGMDWAEDIHRIRAGVELLLPGEKAMADANQGWRVDNAIRVVRATRDLDYILEQPCKTYAECQQVRRVATQPMKLDECLTGMEVAQQIVHDRGAEICCLKISNLGGLSKARRVRDYLVENRMPVVAEDTWGGEITTAVVAHFAASTPEEFLINSTDLMNYNTASTGKGGPEVLDGKLFASDAPGLGVVPDFESLGAPVATYWVAP
- a CDS encoding transporter substrate-binding domain-containing protein, which translates into the protein MNKEIIDALAPKGVLRAGINMANFLLVSGIRPDGTLEGVSPDLARRIAAEIGVPCEMIPYESPGALADAVRDDEWDIANIAAEAERAQQIDFSLPYVQIDANFLTRKDAAFTSNTDVDKDGVRIAAYERSAYDLWLTENFTRASMIRSESIARSHQDFKDDKADVLASLKPKLLEEIAANPDFKIIEPPFTGIKQSVGIKKGNPDARRFLDTLITDLIGSGFIEALMEKYGVDEKLSIPAQITQPG
- a CDS encoding mandelate racemase/muconate lactonizing enzyme family protein, with translation MKIKRITVYQVDLPLEHPYWLSGGRLKFEVLDATLVKVETDEGLVGWGEGTPWGHTYVPAHGPGIRAGIETMAPFILGLDPRRYLDVERAMDLSLPGHLYAKSPIDMACWDIAGQAAGLPIADLMGGGSRTPRPIASSVGAKTVEETREVIERYRARGYIAHSVKIGGNVERDIARIRDVEEIRKPGEIVLYDVNRGWTRQQALRVLSAVEDLNIMVEQPGETLDDIASISGKHSTPVSVDECLVTLQDAARVAREGLAEIFGIKLNRVGGLTKAARMRDIALAHGIDMFIMATGGSVLADTEALHLAATIPDANCHAVWACQDMLTVDIAGGRGPRNRDGHLQLPEVPGLGVHPDEGSLGNPLMVFK
- a CDS encoding mandelate racemase/muconate lactonizing enzyme family protein; this translates as MKIKRISIWHIPLTSHETYYMAEGKTCATVETVVLSIETTCGRRGWGEACPIPHYLPAYARGIAPAVAELAPVLLGSDPIGPEAVMGKVDAHLQGHPYVKSPLDMALWDLTSQVADLPLHALIGGRRQADMPLYHSITCIAPEEMARIARDAQKEGITQFQVKLGADQNWEADAARLSLVREAVGAGPLVYGDWNCGATQLDASRVGRAVSGLDIMLEQPCRTMAECAMVRAATGLPMKLDESAYDTASLLEGYRLGIMDAVALKLSKFGGISAMRRARDLCLHLGARMCIEDTWGSDITTAAALHLGITTEPGRLLNVCDLSGYVGPRLDPAAPSRKGGRITAPEGAGLGVKPDLDLLGPADVIVD